ctctccccccacacagacCCCTGGCATGGACCTAGTGGACACGTACATCACATTTGTACGGCAGAACCAGGACCTTCTGAGGGACCATGTGAATGATGAAGTGTACACAGAGCAAGTGTTTGATGTaagtgttttacacacacacacacacacacacacacacacacacacacacacacagacatacacatgtgcacgcacgtacacacagacacaaagagacagacggatacacacacacacacacacacaagagtgtgtTGTTACAAATAAGGTAATATGCCTATTCGAAATGAAGTATGGTCCTATCATCTCTTGAAGGAAGGAGAGTAGTGCTTTGAGCTGCTAAATACCTTTAAAGCTATTGTCATTCTAAAATATGCAGATCTTTTGTGTTGCcattacaatatacagtatgtctacaaaATGTCTCTTGCTGATTTGGTGGATTTGGCCAAGGAGATATGCTGTATGTGTAGGAGTGTCTGCTAATTCATCCACAAGCTGCTTTGATTTGTCAGTATTAAGGAAATTCATTTTACATCTAATCAAATAACTTTAGACTTCGAAAAGTTAAAATGACTAGTTGTTCATCCAACAGGAGCAGGTGCTTAAGTGAAAATGACTTAATTTATCATGTATTTACAGTTTGGTAAGACTGGTAAAGCTCATTTCATTCTCACTAGATCATTCCATACGTTCTTAAAGTCTATATTCAAGCTGTACTGTAGCTTGTACTATACCGTTCCTCAGCTTATCACTATTGCCTAGTTTACAAAGGGTATTGACACATGTGTTAAATCTTTAATTTCATTGTTAACATTTATGGTTTGGTTTAGTATATTAAATGTAAGATAAATGTCAAATCAAATTAATGAATTAAGAGAGACAGTTTACTGTAATAGCCAGTCTTTTCAGCTGAGACAACACCAGCACATTGTTCTGCAGTGTTTTTTCCCATTTTTCTCGGTGGAATTGATGTAGAACATCCGGTAGAATCCAGTGTTATGGAACTCCTAACTACACCTGCACCCCATGTCATTGTGAATATTTGTAGTTTGACTGTGGTGGCCTTCCTTGGTGGTTAATATCTGAGGGTTTGGGAGGCAAAAAACATTCTACAAAACATCTGGGTGAACCTAATGGTAATATGTTGGACATTAAATCACTTGGGAATTATCTTTGGACTCTTTTCCTAATGTAAGAATTTTAATGAACTTGTCTCATGTTGTCTCCATACCCTGTGTTGTTTCAACCTGGCTGATTAATTTTATACGTTATTCCTATCTATGCTGAAAGCTGTTTTTGGAAATAAACTAGAGCCTAAATGTCCACAATATAAATACTGATCTGGAAatgttgtgtattttttttctaattgatttttttctttttgccagCCACAGCATATcgacatttaaaaaaagaaaatactgttAACGTTTGGGAACCTCATCATTTCTAGCCCTTGCAGGCTCCCTGCCTCTTCCCTTGGCCTTTTGGCACCTGTCTGGCTCTCTGATggtcccccactcctcctctcctaggCAGGCATGCTAGAGAAGCGCCATCGGAAATTAGCGGCTGCATCCTGGAGGAGAGGGAACTGCTCTTTTGTAATGACAACCACGCTGCTTCCTCTGTGCAGCCCTGCCTCAATCGATGCGGCACAGTGGTCGCTTTATCTGTGttgctagtgtcacaaataacATCCCTCTGGAAAGAGCCAGAGCTGGGGCCTTCATGTTTGTCATCTGCTTTGAAACAAAAATGGCGTtctgaaaatgagagagagagagagagagagagagagagagagagagagagagagttctggctgtgcttgttgttgtttaagTATGTACATATTCCCCCAGGCTAACCCCCTCAGAGAAAGATAATCCATTCTTTCCCTTTACACACAGGCCCCATGGGCTCACACTAATGTTTCTTAAAGAGGCTTCAGTTGCAGATGTCTTGTTGTTAAGTCAACACAGATAGTGTCAAATTAGACAGTGAAGTAAGAATAGTATAAGCATATATAATGCAAAGGATGAATTGCATGGATCTACTGTGTTATTTCCCATCTAGTccttgcagtaggcctacttggtaAAGCCAGCTCTGAGCAGGCAGgttaagtagcctataatgtTTCATcacagatctctgtttctcaaggccAGCGAGTACTGTCAGCACCTGGCAGATTTAGCTGTGGGCTGCTGCAACTCGAACTAAGTAGTACGGTACcaattctctttttttgtttgttttgttcattgCAACAGAGacctatgtgaaaaatcaccagAATTCTCACAATTGATAATACTACAATAAATGCTTCTAGAGGATGAGCATACAGAAGTTGAAGTACTGGTCAAAGTGTGGTTGAAGGAGATAGTGGTTaaaggagaagaaggaagaagggagttgaaagaagagaagaaagaaaggaagtgcatgggagagagagggatggcccTGCTCTGGGAGCACATGGTCAGTTGCCCCACCAACAGGTAGCAGCGAATGCCAGTAGTGTGGAATGCTGTGTGTGGCGTGGGCAGTGCCACAGGACATTCCTTGGAGGAGTGCAGCAGCTTAGAGGTAACATGAGCCTTGATGAGAGCTTTTGAGCTGATGGCAGGCGTGCAATGGCTGGCTCTGGTGcctgtaacatgtgccctttatGGTTGATTGAGAACCAGAGAAccaaaatatactgtatctactgcATGCTATGTACATCTGCTCCACAACACACTTAAAACAATCATAATGAATACAAAAGCCAAATGATACATTTGTATTTGATCACCTTTTACCGTTGCCCATTGTGTAGTGGAGGGCTCTTGGAGAAGCCAAGAGGTCATTAGCACCTCTGCTGGGCCCTCTGCTGAAGCAGTCCCCTCACTTGCACCCTCCACTGCTCCTGCATtctgctctcactctcactctcaccgaGGCAGCCAAGCGTCTGTCCGCTGTAGCCTCCACCAGCACATGTGTGCTCATCATGTCCTTCCACTTGAGCTGACTCCAGCCTGCGCTGCGCGGGCCGCTGTTTTAATGAGACAGCAGCACACGAGTTCTGTCccttctctggctctctggctCTCCTCGCAGTGGTCACTCCAGCTGACCCCTGCTGAGGCCCGCCACTCTTTTGTGCTGGGCCACTGAGGCTGAGGGGAGCAGGGGTCAGTGGACGAGTGggaagtgtgtggtgtgtgtgagagcactcGTCGCCTCATACAACAACTCTAATGCCAGATttgacagacgtgtgtgtgtgtgtgtgtatatacttgGATATAAATTTGCATCTAGACTAAAaacaatatacacatacacacaacatgcGTGATTACAAGCATCAACATTTACTTTAGACAGAAAAACGCAccgacatgacacacacagacgtacacacactgacacacaggcaGCCGCCTCCCCATCTGTGTGTGGTAGATTGGGCAGGAGACGTGGCGGCGGAGGGCCAGATTGAAgtgatgttgtgtttgtgctgctccCGCTGATTTGTTGAACCTTCAGCAAGGCCCACCAGATGAGTGGCAAGGAGGACTAATGctccaccagcacacacagtcatgcacaagGAGCTCTCCCTGTGTTACCACAAACACTTCCTCACccgcgtctgtgtgtgagtgtgtgtgtgtgtgtgtggtcatctgtttgtgtgctcGTCTTTGTCTCTGTATAAATGTCTGCAAAGGCTAATGGGTATCTCTGTGGCATGTATCTCTATtattatgtctctgtgtgttccaTTCTTGAACCTTattgtttacctgtgtgtgtgtgtgtgtgtttgtatgtgtgtgtgtgtgtacgagtgagCTTCCCtgaacattttgtgtgtgtgtgtgtgtgtgtgtgtgtgtacacaagtgaGCTTTCCtgaacattctgtgtgtgtgtgtgtgtgtgtgtgtgtgtaatgggagCAGTGTGAGGAAATGAGAAAGCTAATGCATGCCCTTGCAGACAGCAGGCTGCATGTGCGCTGAGCGGGGCCGTGGCTGATTAGGCGTGTGATGAGGTGCTCTCagcagggcagtgtgtgtgtgtgtgtgtgtgtgtgtgtgtgtgcgtgtgatgagGTGCCCTCAGCAGGGCAGCGCAGAGCTCCGGCGCTGGACACAGGTGCGGCCGGCCGCTCTCCGCTGGGCCCTTAATGCGCGCTGACAAGAGGACACTTAAGGCCCTGATTACCCGGCCACCGCCGACAGGAATCCGCCGTGGCCGCGTGTCAGAGGATAAATAGTGATGTACAAAAACAATGAGCGACCCCCCGCTCACGTCTGCCACCAGAGCTGAAGCAGCCAGTCCATCTGTCCCCCTTCACTGCTGACTTCCTCAATTAAAAAGCCTCTCCACTGCCCAGTGCACAGGCCCTCTGTGTAGCGTccacatatgtgtgtgattggagTGAGGCAGGAAAGCATAGCTCATGACTctcccattgaaatgaacacgTCTATTCACCTACACTACTTGAAGTGTGCTCTGCTACTGTGATGGTTTCAGACACATTAAGTGATGAAGGAACAAAGAATGTGTCAGTCGTAGCTCTGTTTTTCAGTCTCTGTGGCAATTGGATTCGTCACAGCCTTCGGTATGATATATGCTCGAAACTTGGACAAACAGGCCACGATTCTAATGAATGGCTGTTGAGTAGTGGGAAAAAATCAACAACCGATCACATTACATGTCTTGATGGGCTTAAGTAATTTATGGCTTAGTTAAAGCTATTTTGTTTCCTAGTTAAAGTGCCAGGACTGTGTATGAACaccattttgttgttgttggactgTGAATTTAATTGGATTCAAATAGCAATCTTTCCCTTAATTCCTGATTTTATGTGTACCTCTTAAAGAAACACAAATTTTAAAATAGCCTCTTACCTCTTTTGTTGTAACTCAGGGAGCAGCTCCAAACATTCAAACTGCACAGAGTGCTAAAGATGTTTCATTTATTTCCTCTATCTTACTCCAGCCATCTGCTCACGCCAGCACAGCCTTGGCTTCAGGAGTTGTAGTGGCCTTGTGCAGGCCTCAGTGAGAAGGTGGCATATTGCAGGAGCACATCATACAAGTGCTGAGATGCAGACTCCCGTGGACATCAAGTCAGCTGATCAGTCGAGAGCGCGTCGCTGTTGTGTTTCCTGCTTTACTAGAGCCAAGACGACGCATAAGCACAGAGGCCATCTCACgctgcagcgcagcacagcgcagcgccgTGCTCCCAGGGAGAGGTGTGAAGTGGGAGACAGAACAGTTGCAGGAGCAGAATCTCTCAGGTGCTGTAATTAGCTCGTCATCAGGATGGTGCTAAACATTCTCTCTAATGAGACAAATATTAAGGGACTTCACAGAGCGAGGACACATTAGAGCAAACTACTCATTTCCTTTTCGCACAAATGAAAAAGTTCACAAAATAGGGGAAACAGGAAAATGATATGCTCTCAGTGTctatcaaaaaatatatataaaaatgttCCATATAACCATGTCTCTTCAACAGTCAGCTGAATTCACACTTGACAGTTGAACAGCAGAGCACTTGACAGTTAGTGTGGAGCAGCAGGGCCATGCACCCgcaccatcagatcagctccagctgtgtgcgcttctgcctcttgtgtgtccACACTGCAGAGGACTGCAACGTACACTTTATCTGTACAATCGAAAAGACACGCCAACACAAAATATTTGCACAAATCACTTTATTGCCTTATTATTAGGACTGTTGCATTAATTGTTGCCAGTGTGACAATTAGTATATTGGCACAAACATATGCTATAATTCTGCCCTCATAATTACATGTATTTCCCATAAAGATTGGTTTCCAGCCAGCAGGGAACCTGAAGTAAATAGACAAATTGTTTACAGTTTTGAATATACAGTTGGTGTAATCAAAAAGTGGTGGTGCCAAAACgagttaatgtacagtatactgtaacaAAATATATAGCAAATACCTGATGCACTTGCCTGAGACAGTGCTTCAGTGAGATGTGCTAATGTACGTAtagacagtagcctatatgccaTATCACTAGCAGCAAAAAATTGACCATCACATAAATCAACGCGTTGACGAGCATCTCTGAGTTGTACTGCAAAGGACTCCATTACATGCCAGTTCACATCAATACAGGTCCATTTTCCTACATAGAAACAGCTGCTTTCATTGTCAGTGAATGGAGggtttgtattgtattgtgccaATGGTGAATActgttgatatatgattcaaACTACAGAGGGACTTTTAAATGCTTGCACATCTGTCATCAAGTTGAACAGTGGGCGCTGTATAGCAGTGGGCAGATTTGGTCAGCATCTCCGCACCAGATGACCTGTTCCCCTTTGTGTTCCCATAGCAATGGTACACCACCTCCATgaaggcagtgtgtgtatggttaacGGACAGACTGGACCTACAGCTGCATGTGTACCAGCTCAAAACACTCATCAAGATTGTGAAGGTGAGCACAGGTTCAGTTGTTAAGTCGAAATGATATTGACATCAACACACctcttatttattttccttgttTGGATATCAGTAACCAACTCCTCAATATTCTGGCATCTGTGTATATTTGACATCAGAGATCATCAGTACTCAGATCAATGTATACGTTATAATGCATactctcaacacacactaaATGTGCACTGATATATGGGCACACTTCCATATCATAATATAATGTTTAAGCTTTCTTTGTATTCATTCAACACAGAATCCATTATCATTATAATACTGGCAACATTATCTGTATTAAAGAAATTGTGCAAAGATGTTATTTAATAGCCTAATTGATGATGTATGCAATGTGCTGTAAGCATCTTGAAGTGACCCACACTGTACTCATTACAAAAGCATTTAGTGTGAAATGATTTGAGTGACAGTAATATGTGCTCATTTCCGTCCACCTTTAGCATCCACTTTGTATCCACTCTTAATGAGGTCCTGTTCAATTACTGTCACCATCTACATGAGGCCCTTCaattcatctctctctggcTTGACAAATCACTCCGTAAAATCATAAAAGCAGTGCTGTGTTCATTTAGAAAATATGGACATTAATGCAAGTGATTGTAATGCCATCCCTCCCAATACATTTCTATGCAACTATGAGTATTAACCAAATAACAAACCCGTAAAGTTGAAAGTGTGGATAAGCAGTAGTTCTGTGgtaattcttcttttttttatctgttaTTTCTGTATTTCGCCTCAAATTGCCTTGTCACTTTTTGTAGCTCTTTAAGTCGACTTCAGAACAAAGATTTGTGACGAGATGAGACGCGCTACGATGtcctaaaaccttgcaactgcgactagacatgttgaatgctctgcgcGGCTTGCGACGGCCTGCAACtatgtgcaacttctaattcacaccgctgcagctcggtctcgtcgcgtcgggaatctttggtgtgaattgggctttagacaCTACATTTCATTACCCTTCTCCTGTTCTTCTAAATACCACTCAGAACGAATGACCttcacatttaatatattaCAGTATGCCTGGCTTTACAAATCCATGGGTCATTTCTCTAGCGCTCTCTGTACTCTCTGATGTGTACTCTCTACTCTCTGTAGTACTCTGTACTTTCTGTAATGTGTACTGTCTACTCTCTGTAGTACTCTGTACTTTCTGTAATGTGTACTCTCGTCTTGCCTTCCTTGTCACAGAAGTCATACCGGGATTTCAGGCTCCAGGGTGTCCTAGATGGCACGCTGAACAATAAGAGCTACGAGACTATCTACAACCGTCTGACTGTGGAGGAGGccactctctctgtatctgccGGTGAAGGACTGCAAGGCATCTCGATGAGGGACAGCGATGAAGAGGACGGCTAGAGCCCATCTCTCATCGGAGCGTCCTGAGCAGGAGAGCGGGCTGGACTGGCCGACAGCGCacctgtctgtgcctgtgtccacTGTGCTGTAATGTTGAAATGGGCTGGGAGCACCCCACAGCGATTCTCTTACTCTGGATTGCTGACAGTGAGAGACAAATGGACAAACATAGCAGTGCATTTAATTGGGCACGTGGTTAAGAGGCTCAGCATGCCTGCAACATTATGTGTCTGTAGGCTTCACTACATGACTGGCGTGTGCACTTGTTGACATGGAGGTTTGTTCATTGTATGCTTGCACAAGTGGTGATGGcatttaatatacagtatctgcTGTAGGAATTCAAAGTATATGTCTGTACTGCCAATcaattttgtgtttgtttatgctgtTTTGGTGTGTGCACAATCTGGGTGAAGTCAATTGTAAAGTGCATAGGAGGTTTTGTAAAGTATTTCTATTGTCCATTGTCCACCTGTATTAGTTCAGGTGTGTTTAAATGTAATTATTAAAGTCCTTTTAATCTAGATTTCATGTTGCATCCTTGTTCCTTACACAGTGGTTGCACGCACCAGGCATTATCATTGAATCATTGCTCAAAGTATTGGGGATGTCCTTATCTTTTATTTGAATAATTACAAGAGCTTTTTCATAAAGGTGAGACATGATATTGTGTTAGTTAATCACGAACGGTTTATGTAAGCTGTCTTGTgctaattattattttatattttaagaCCCCTTTATTGGTGATTATTGTTACTTCATTTTCTCTTTATGAATGTAATTAGGGAATTATGGCATTTCTCTGCGTGCATAACAGAAGCTATCCTAAGGACCACCATAGAGCAGGCAACAGAATCATTTGAattaaagattttttaaaatacatagcctacaatatgTGTCACTCAACATTAAATTTCAGCAAAAACCCTTTGCTTCGCCTAATAAAGTATTTTTGCTCTGGTAAAAAATTGCATATCATGCGTGGGCTGTCTGATTATCCTTcttttgtatagcctacattgacAGAGATTAAAATCTAACCACCGAATCTGTAGATATTTACACTTTTTAATTCTGATCTGACTCATTGCATCATTCTGCTTCCTCACACGGTAGCCTAGTGATTGTTATAAAGTCAGATGGTCTGTAAAGTTGAGAATAAATCTTTCATTTATCTCGTCTAGCTCACAGAATGCTATGAGGACCGGGCCGTGCACACAATTTGTTTAAACGTCGTGTACATTCACTTCGGTTTTGATCATGTGTTGTTTGTCAAATGTTCAAGAGGATATGTGAGCCTGGAGAAATGAGCATCAGGCAACCTCCGCCCACCGTCCATCTGTCCGTCTGTGTGGCCACATGCTTTCTGGCGCCTTTATCGAGAGCTTCTCACTTTGTCTGCCCATTGATGATTCCAgtaatttgacattttaaaacaCATGCAGCTCATTTCATTCGGTTGAAGCCAGTGTATACATTTGCAGATTACCGTGTGTTTGCAGGATAAAATTCACTGTGCAATAGTTAGGCTGCTACACACCGTCAATAAAATGAATTGAGACGTCCACAAGTTTAACGTGGATCTTTGTTAAAACCATTGATCATGGGAAATTATTTCAATGATGCCATCTATTTCTGTGCATGTAGGACTATGTGCCGCTTAAATAAGATTGGCGATACAGACACTATAATGCGCAAAGCTGCTCTGGCCATAGCCCAATTGCCTATTAGTTCAATTTAAAATGTTAAGCTATAAATTCACAATTTctaaaataatacattttgaaatgaaattaaattaaattacacATACTTTTATACACACAAACCTTGCCTATTATGTTCTCACCCTAACAGCCTAAACaaaagcataggcctatagcctaggctacaacgGAGAAATTAATAAAGTCACCGGGAGAGCTTGACAAAATCGTAGCAGTACCTTTTTTAccagcaaaaataaataaataacaaaatatgATTTCTATTGGTAGTATAGGATCGGGCAACCCAGTTCGACACTGTTCGACACTGTTTCACACTACTGTAAGATGTGTTATTTTTTAATGTAAGGCCCTGAAATTGCCTCATAATGtaaaattgtatttatttgGACCAACAATTAGGCCTCATGCAGCAGGAATAATTGTTaattttctatgtatttatttttctttttaaatgagCAGCAAGTTAGTCGTGTACAGAAATTAACGTATAGCCTAAaagaaataggcctatagcGTATAAGCATTGGCTAGGCTTAGCCTACATGTTTGAAAATAAATAGACATGGGCCTACATAAATTAATGTGTGTTGTTAAATTCTTAAAATGTAAGAAACGTGTAGAAAACATATTAAACTATATACAAAAatataaattaaacaaaataataatagaccactaaaaatacaaacatatatTATGCAGCAATAGGCCTACTAGGcctacagcaacaacaaaattaCTAGCTACTAACCTAGGAATATTAACAGGTTAAGAGCAAGTGGCCTAGGCCTataatgatgatggtgatagCCCAAAAGGCTATTAggataataacaacaacaataataatgatgatgatgataataataataataataataataataataataataataataatatttaacaCGTTGATTTTCGTGCAAAACAAAAATGGTTATAGGACTATTATatttcactttctccctctcgtgATGGCGGCAGAATGCAACACATCGCATCACTGTCAatgtcatctcacacacaccaaacacttaCTGGCGTTTACGCGCAGAGAAGAGGCGATGCCTTCTGGTAGGATTCGGTCCTTGAGGATTCAGCTGTTTATCTGCTGAGATCTCTAGCTGAGAGAGCTCAGATTTCCCCGTGGATTTGTTAAACGAAAAAGGGGAGAAAGTTGTTAATTTATTAAGGTAGCCTGTCGCATCCAACATTTCAAATATCAAATAGGCAAgtctgtaggctatagctttagTCCCATGTCCCTTGCTTGAAAGCGCAAGATTAAATAGTTATTCAAAATCACTGTAAGCGTCCCGTAAAATAATTCTCTGCGAAACAACCCACGACGACAGATTAACTGATTTTGTCGAATCGCATCTATACataaaatggaaaaataaatgaataaaataaaataacaattaGACTATAGTTTAGCTGTTGTTCGTTCTGTCAAACACAGTCGTGCCACAAAAGTGACATAGCCTTGGCCTACCACTGCATGTGCGTCCGTGTTGAATATCAATCAATTTTCAAGAAAAAGCAAAGGAGGATTCTTGATGTTTTTTAACCTCGGCAGAAAGAACATAACGCATTGCGCGAAATAATTCGTCGAATCCTGACATGTCAAATGTTGACAAACATCGACAGTCCGCTGACCCAATTGAGCGCCTGTCATCTTAAGCGATTTAAAATGATGTCACACAAAGCCGCAAGGGGACCTGAGATTTGCCAAACGACTTGCCATTTGTACAAGACGCCCGCTTCTAAGAAGCACCTCCTTCAAGACGCGGTTGAATTGTAGTCACCCATAGCGGACCAACACCAATGGAAAAGTTGTCTCTGCTGATTGATGTAAGTAGAGAATAATCCACTTTACTCAACCCACTTGGAAACTAACGATTCGCTTGGTGCAGACAGAGTTATTGACCGTAAAGGGTTTATTGAGTACCAGGCTGATAAGTTCCAGTTGTCAAGTCCTCAGCGTGCAACAGAGCGGCGGAGGGACTTTCGCTTCAAGCCAGGCAACCAGCGACCGATGATGACCTCTCTCGCGGGTCAGTAAGGGGAATCAGATTTATCCGTGCGCAACAACGCCGTATCACGCCATACAACATAGGTGTTGCAGAGGAGTCATGAACAGTGCGCTGTACCACTCAGCAGGATTATTCGGCTCACCATCGGCTTCTGGAAGCTTAACTGCGGGAGGAAACATGATCGCCACGGCCAAGCCACTCGCTTTCTCAATCGAACGGATTATGGCCAGGACACCTGAACCGAAGTCAATGCAGCTCCCCAACGTGTTCCATGCTCCCGGGGGGAAAGCGGACCCAAAGCAAACGCTCAGCGTGAATCCATCCTCACTGCACTGTATGATTCCATTCGTGCCACTTGCCTACGAACCGGCGCACAAACTTCATATCAACGGACTAGATGTAAACCACTTCGATGCTTCCTCATGTAACTCAAACGATCTGGTGAGCATAGGTTTGAATTATAAGAATGAGCATTCGGACGCGACTCAAACAGTTGGACAATATAAACTTTTCCGGCCCCGCGTGGTGAATCAGGCTTCTTTCCACGCGATGGGGGCTATATGTTACCTGAACTGTGGTGAGAGTTCGTGTCCACCTCCAACGGGCATAGTAAATATCCACCCAATGGCCTCTTATTTTTTCAACTCTCCCCTGCAAGGTCGTCAGAAGGCTTGCCTTTCGGAGAAGACCAAAACGAGTCACGGTGCCGACAGGTACCAGTCTGGAATGTCTTTCAAAGACCTGTCTCAAACTCAGCTGCACCAATACATGAAAGAGAGTGCACAGATCCTTACGGAGAAACTATTTAAAACATCCTCAAAACTCAACGGCGCTCCACAGAGCAAGCCGAAAGTGTTTACATGTGAAGTATGCGGCAAGGTAAGGCTTATTTTTCCATGTTCGCTTTGTTTATTTCCACATCAAATTTAAAGTCATCGGCCATGCAAAACATGTAccacttttttgtttgttgcagGTGTTCAATGCGCACTATAATCTGACGCGCCACATGCCTGTACACACGGGTGCCAGGCCTTTTGTATGCAAGGTGTGTGGCAAAGGATTCCGCCAAGCCAGCACGCTCTGTCGCCATAAAATCATACATACTCAGGTAAGAATAAATAGTCACAATTGTTGTTATTTTGGTGACATTAGTTGTTTTATTACTTCAGTAGTTGTCAGAGACCCTCTTCAAAAATACTTTTTCGGTTTATGCGTGTACTAAGCATTCTATGGGTCGTCTTAATCGAATGCTTAAATAGGCTTTGCCAGGCGACATGTAACCTAATTTGTAAGTATTAACTTAGACTATATATTGCTTACACATTGTCAAATTCATATATAAATTCCAGGAAAAACCACATAAGTGTAACCAGTGCGGAAAAGCCTTCAACCGAAGTtcaacacttaacacacacgcacggatcCACGCAGGTTACAAGCCTTTCGTCTGCGAATTCTGTGGTAAAGGCTTCCATCAAAAAGGTGAGGTACAGTTTATTTTCAAATGACAAATTACACTGGACAATTATTTTCCTGGCAATAGCCATCTTTAGATCATTCGTCTTTAGACAGCTCAAGGTCTGTTTAATATCAAAGCAACGCACATTTTAGCAAATGTTTTAAAGTGGCtactttgttttcatttcattttctgtgGAGAATGACACGCGCTTTTCATTCTGAAGGTAACTACAAGAACCACAAGTTGACGCACAGCGGAGAGAAACAGTTCAAGTGCAATATCTGCAACAAAGCTTTCCATCAAGTGTACAACCTGACattccatatgcacacacacaacgacaaGAAGCCCTTCACCTGCCCCACATGCGGCAAAGGCTTCTGCAGGAACTTTGACCTGAAAAAGCACATTAGGAAACTACACGA
This sequence is a window from Sardina pilchardus chromosome 10, fSarPil1.1, whole genome shotgun sequence. Protein-coding genes within it:
- the fezf1 gene encoding fez family zinc finger protein 1 translates to MNSALYHSAGLFGSPSASGSLTAGGNMIATAKPLAFSIERIMARTPEPKSMQLPNVFHAPGGKADPKQTLSVNPSSLHCMIPFVPLAYEPAHKLHINGLDVNHFDASSCNSNDLVSIGLNYKNEHSDATQTVGQYKLFRPRVVNQASFHAMGAICYLNCGESSCPPPTGIVNIHPMASYFFNSPLQGRQKACLSEKTKTSHGADRYQSGMSFKDLSQTQLHQYMKESAQILTEKLFKTSSKLNGAPQSKPKVFTCEVCGKVFNAHYNLTRHMPVHTGARPFVCKVCGKGFRQASTLCRHKIIHTQEKPHKCNQCGKAFNRSSTLNTHARIHAGYKPFVCEFCGKGFHQKGNYKNHKLTHSGEKQFKCNICNKAFHQVYNLTFHMHTHNDKKPFTCPTCGKGFCRNFDLKKHIRKLHDMSPGPQSPCALPSISAESH